One genomic segment of Ctenopharyngodon idella isolate HZGC_01 chromosome 7, HZGC01, whole genome shotgun sequence includes these proteins:
- the LOC127516751 gene encoding trace amine-associated receptor 13c-like — protein METANQTVTEYPWAGQTLAPLCTARCCGLLNRTLAVMLMVSLAFAIVVGNVVTLTVFMQIRHSRTPQGYLKVSLAIADMMVGVWVVPFSVYTEISLMVTSTPPTWYQGISTASLEGGSGPWQPCMLIGPVFAGCTFVSISTIFLMTVERCVAILRPLHKDALVTRHRTLFLILLSWAGSFLLAMAPLMLSNSFTLEYNECSRMCNYAPLLIGNQLPPDANILLLFPAFDFSLLGGTLAVNILSFTSIRRYSRKRKLLSEGSLGTDAGAGGCPHRPSFSDIKAAKTIGILTFAFTASFSPIAVFVLGNVVGYTWCNFSFFAFWILTGNSCCNVIIYSVRDNRFRKGLTLLFQRDRSQPHSEKS, from the exons ATGGAGACTGCTAACCAGACTGTGACTGAATATCCATGGGCAGGACAAACTTTGGCACCTCTCTGCACAGCCCGCTGCTGTGGACTGCTAAACCGAACGTTGGCAGTCATGCTCATGGTCAGTCTGGCCTTCGCCATAGTGGTGGGAAACGTGGTGACACTTACTGTTTTCATGCAGATCCGGCATTCTCGGACACCACAGGGCTACCTCAAAG TGTCCCTGGCCATCGCCGACATGATGGTTGGAGTCTGGGTGGTACCATTTTCTGTATACACCGAAATCTCTCTCATGGTGACCAGCACTCCACCGACGTGGTACCAGGGCATCTCAACAGCCTCACTGGAGGGTGGATCAGGGCCTTGGCAACCCTGCAtgctgattggtccagttttTGCTGGATGCACCTTTGTCTCGATTAGTACCATCTTTCTGATGACAGTGGAGCGATGTGTGGCAATCCTGCGTCCGCTGCATAAAGATGCTCTTGTGACACGGCATCGTACCCTGTTCCTAATTCTCTTGTCCTGGGCAGGCAGCTTCTTACTGGCCATGGCGCCGCTCATGCTGAGCAACAGCTTCACACTGGAGTACAACGAATGCAGCCGAATGTGCAACTATGCACCCTTACTAATCGGGAATCAATTGCCTCCAGATGCAAACATCCTTCTGCTGTTTCCAGCCTTTGACTTCAGTTTACTAGGTGGCACATTAGCCGTCAATATCCTGTCCTTCACCAGTATCCGCCGTTACTCCCGCAAACGGAAGCTGCTCTCTGAGGGAAGTCTTGGCACGGACGCAGGAGCTGGTGGGTGTCCCCATAGACCCTCTTTTTCTGATATCAAAGCAGCTAAAACCATTGGAATCCTCACCTTTGCCTTCACAGCCTCATTCTCTCCTATCGCCGTGTTTGTGCTGGGGAATGTAGTGGGATACACCTGGTGCAACTTCTCCTTTTTTGCTTTTTGGATTCTGACAGGCAACAGTTGCTGCAATGTGATCATTTACAGTGTGCGGGACAACCGTTTTAGGAAAGGGCTGACCTTGCTCTTTCAGCGGGATAGATCGCAGCCTCACTCAGAGAAAAGCTGA